From Hermetia illucens chromosome 6, iHerIll2.2.curated.20191125, whole genome shotgun sequence, one genomic window encodes:
- the LOC119660505 gene encoding uncharacterized protein LOC119660505 — MGVRGLQTFLQKKVKDGIVPIKIADEVDKYKKFHNGKKPLIVIDLLTLQSSFHQSNEELILGGRYHIYAEEFRSTMRRLKSLGVKIVFFIDGTSSEEKVPTRLERRMNGYNKGIRILSEINSLGFPTKDSLSNINPRLPMPFLTYIASLAREFGTVHVSVLNDCDVEAAEYATRNEALAVLTNDTDYLIFEGSWHFWSSTDLDIKTLTTKEFNRDALRVHLNLRSDQMAILATLAGNDFVPSGSFQDFYAIAQSIRSHNLSVNDYEAIPSILPRLKVYDIKASLKSYSYRALKRKYPSNLLKMVSQADGIMNYSMLADKTVIIPMDYFDLSKTDMQPFFDLIRPLLRRVMGILLQHEGRPGIRTFFCKLQANSGYEKILLEPQYPRSRAKGEPSLSRLLAHREGLDTKLDETRMKLACWAISPMLKLDTFSQLPSKQVACVTTLFYLVKKWQISIDEADCLLLACNMRATELNYVKPIKERAARIAFLFTNTLVYIQNCFHAVGLKKFCSIVPFDGLVFHYFNKTWYFKDQKFKDEKLEPFVALRIYDTES; from the exons ATGGGAGTTCGAGGCTTGCAAACATTCCTCCAGAAGAAAGTAAAGGATGGAATTGTACCTATAAAAATCGCTGATGAAGTTGACAAATACAAAAA ATTTCACAACGGCAAGAAACCTCTCATAGTTATTGACCTACTTACTCTACAATCATCCTTCCACCAGAGCAACGAAGAACTCATCCTTGGAGGCCGTTATCATATTTACGCTGAAGAATTCAGGAGTACCATGCGTCGACTTAAGTCACTTGGGGTGAAAATAGTGTTTTTCATTGATGGAACGTCCTCCGAAGAAAAAGTTCCTACACGTTTAGAGCGTCGAATGAACGGGTACAATAAAGGGATTCGAATATTGAGTGAAATAAACTCCCTTGGTTTTCCGACAAAAGACAGCCTATCCAATATCAATCCGCGACTTCCGATGCCTTTTCTAACGTACATTGCCAGTTTAGCAAGAGAGTTCGGTACTGTCCATGTTTCGGTACTGAATGACTGTGATGTGGAAGCAGCGGAGTATGCAACCAGAAATGAAGCACTTGCAGTTCTGACCAACGATACAGACTATTTGATTTTTGAAGGCTCCTGGCACTTCTGGTCTTCAACTGATTTGGATATTAAGACTTTAACTACGAAAGAATTTAATCGTGATGCTTTGCGTGTTCATTTGAATTTGAGAAGCGATCAAATGGCTATTCTGGCGACTTTGGCAGGAAACGATTTTGTACCTTCTGGGAGTTTTCAG GATTTTTATGCAATTGCACAATCAATACGAAGTCATAATTTGTCGGTCAACGATTATGAAGCTATACCTTCGATTCTGCCTAGGCTGAAGGTTTATGATATTAAAGCTAGCCTCAAATCATATTCCTAT CGTGCTTTAAAGAGAAAATATCCATCAAATTTACTTAAGATGGTATCCCAAGCCGATGGCATCATGAATTACTCAATGCTTGCAGATAAAACAGTAATTATTCCTATGGATTATTTTGATCTATCTAAAACGGATATGCAACCTTTTTTCGATTTAATACGGCCTCTACTACGTCGAGTGATGGGAATTTTACTTCAACACGAAGGTAGACCAGGGATACGAACCTTCTTTTGTAAGCTGCAAGCCAACAGTGGTTACGAAAAGATTCTTCTTGAACCACAATATCCACGAA GTAGAGCAAAAGGTGAGCCATCCCTCAGTAGGCTTCTAGCACATAGAGAAGGATTGGACACAAAGCTAGACGAAACCCGTATGAAATTAGCTTGTTGGGCAATTTCTCCCATGCTAAAGTTGGACACATTTTCTCAGTTGCCTTCTAAGCAGGTAGCGTGTGTAACAACACTATTTTATCTTGTTAAG AAATGGCAAATCTCCATCGACGAAGCGGACTGTTTATTGCTAGCCTGCAACATGCGGGCGACGGAACTCAATTACGTTAAACCCATAAAGGAGCGTGCTGCAAGAATCGCATTTTTATTTACCAACACCCTTGTATATATCCAAAATTGCTTTCATGCTGTTGGTCttaaaaaattttgttcaaTTGTACCATTTGACGGATTAGTTTTTCACTACTTCAATAAGACGTGGTATTTCAAAGATCAAAAATTCAAAGATGAAAAGCTGGAACCTTTTGTTGCCTTAAGGATTTATGATACAGAAAGTTag